In Mangifera indica cultivar Alphonso chromosome 7, CATAS_Mindica_2.1, whole genome shotgun sequence, the genomic window TCTCTCGAGTTTGAATTGACTTACACACTCCCgtgatttgatattaaaaattaaacttatagttttattgttttgaaaaatatctatCTCTACCTAAGATTCCAACATCTTACTACTACTTAGTACTTAGCACCTAGTAACTAGAgcaaattcaaatattgtttgaaaTTATCCAATGGTAACAACTTTGTTAACATGTCTTCGCTTTATCATTGATGTGCACCTTTACTACCCGAGTCCCACCAAAGAAATCAACTCTTTGACATGTTGTATTGACTTTTTCGGATCAAAACTATCTGGGTAATTCTACCTTTAATAAGGTATTGTTTCATCCTTTGAGTCACCCTATTTTGTTGTGCAGTTTTTGCAAATGTGTCAATTCCTTCTTGTTGAAGTCTATGAACTCCTTTGACATAAACTTCATATTTCTAGTCAGACCTAAGACATTTGATACTCTTACGACTTTGTTTGTCAACCTTGACTTTCCATTATTTGAATCTAGAGAACACTTCAAATTTCTCCCTCATGAAATATTCACAAAACCTTCATTGAAAATTCGTTAGTGAAAGTCACAAGGTATCTGGCTCCACTGCTCACTAATATGTCCTAATTGCATGTCATTGTCTAGCAGTACCTTGGTTAGATTCTGAGAGTAAGCAGATCTACCGCCCACAATTGTACTACCTATCAACTTGTACAAAATGTTATTAATCCGCTTCCGTTTCATCACTATCATTGTCCCTACTAACACCGTTAAAATCCCACTACCTAGAGCTGTTGAAAACCCATGCACTGTCATCTCTAATTGCCCTAATGATATCggatttttcttcaattcagGCACACGTATGACATTTTCCAATGTTCTAACTTCTAAGTATATCATTGAACATTCATATCCTAACAGTCCTTATCCCCACTGTCCTGCAAGTATGATTGTTTCCCAGAACTACACAAATAGCATCACATATTTTATAACCGTGGTGCGACGAACATGCTGAATCCAATATCCAATTATTAATTGGAGAATTGCTACCTCCAATAGATCACCAACCTTATGATTAAACTGAACCAATTAAGATGCACCATGACAAAAATGAACTTGATATCCAAGACACTACGGTATTATACATACAGGGATCTTATTAGTTGAAGGAAACTTTAATGGTTCCCAAATAGAATTTACTAAGAACAGCTTCATTATCATAGAcaatatttagataaatatttgatttcactttctccgaagtccagatttataaataagttacaACCCTCTTAATAACTGTATTAATTGTTTGGATGCATATCAAGAAGTATCCTAGATTATCTTTAtacaaaagagaagaaataaatGGTGCCTAATCAAGTGGCCATCAATTCTAGAATTTACCTGCAGTTGCACTTAACTCTCAAGTGTCGGTAGAAGCAGCTAAGAGCtaactaataaattttgagtaaaCACACCTTTCTTAACAAGAGGAGCTGCTCGCATTATTGTAATTCTTAGGTGTAGTTGATCCAATGTAGATGTATGGAATGTGAGCGATTTTCAACCAATCCTCACCAACATTTTTCTTGCAGCGATTTTCAAGCCTTGGACAGTCCCTGATGGAAAGATGTTGGAGGCTAGTCAGATGGTGCAGGCCTTCTGGGAGTGAAACGACACCAGGACAATCTGACAATGCTAAAGAACTAAGACCAGAAAGGTTTCCTATCCATCCGGGTAAATTTTCAAAAGCAGGGCAGCTATGGATTTCCAAGCTTCGCAGGGATGTGACATGTTGTAGCTCCTCAGGGAGAGATGCCAGCTTGGGACAGCCCAAAATGAACAAACTCTTTAGCATGGAGAAGTTTCTGAAGTTGGCTGGCAGAGAATCCAAACTTGGGCAGTACATTATCACTAAATGCTCGAGAGCTGTGAGATGTTGCAGCTCGTTTGGTACAGATGTTAAGTTGCTGCAGTTCTCAATGGAAAGGGATCGCAGCGAACTCAAACCTCGAATGCCCTCTGGCAAAGTTTTAAGGTTGCTGCACTCACTGATCTCCAAAGATTCCAACGAGGAGAGGTTCTGAATTTCTTGTGGCAGAGAGATTAGCTGTTGACACCAACGGATTGTTAATGATTTAAGAGCGATCAGGCTTCCTAACTTTGAGGATATGGAGCGAAAATTTGGACAGGAGCAAATTGTTAAATACGTGAGACAAGGATTGTTTTGAAGCAAGGTTTCCAAGATAACCAACTCTCCAGTAAAAACATCAATAACAAGATTTAAGAGAGTGGATAGGTTTGTGGCTGACCTTAGAATCATTTCGTTGCAGTTCCTCAACTCTAGATGCTGCAGCGACGAAAAAAAAGGCAAGTTTTTCAACCTTGGACATCCATTAACAGTTAGCTTGAAGAGTGAAGGAAATTCTTCTTTCGCATTTGTGCCCTGCCAAAATTCTAAATTGGGAAACTCAATGAAAGTGAGTTCTTGCAGTGATTGGAATGGTCTTCCTGAGCCTCTACCACAAAATCCACTCCCAATGTTCTTCACTGCAGGCATGCCACGCATGTAGATAACCTTCACGAAAGGTATTTGTCCAAGAGCAGGGAGCTGTTCACATCTTCTACAATTAATCAACTTTATATTAGTCAGATTAGGGAGATTAGAACCACGAATCCATCTAGGGAAGTAGCCACCAGGATAACCTTCAATAGACAGACTCTTCAGATTTTGGTGAGGTCGAAGACTCATGAGCAATTCCTCAGCCACTCtgtcattttcatcatttctcatCATTGAACCATCATGATTAGAACCCCATGAGAGACCCACTGATCTAAGCTTTGGCTTGTCTCTCAAGTTTGCATCTATTGCTCCAGGTACAAATACTGCATTTTCCAACCGTTGAATCTTTAGCTCACCGCCAATTGGTAGGCGGTACAGCTGTTTGAGGCTTTGGCTTGCTTGGGTGCCTACAATGAATATTGGCAACGTTTGAAGCTGCAACAATCTACCAATATTATCGGGCAAGTGAGACAGTCTGTCACAACCATTTATGATCAGATGCCTTAGTTTAAATATCTTTGTTAATAGTCTCGGTAGTTCAGTCAGATCACAGCAATATGAGAGGTCCAGCACCTGCAGGTGACTAAGCTCGCAAACAGTTTCAGGTAATGTTTCTATGAGGGTGTTTGAGATGTTGAGATACCTCAAAGATACCAAGCTGGCAATTGAATCAGACAGCTTTTTGATGCCACTACCACAAAGATTTAATGCACGCAGACATCTGAAACTTGAAAAAACTTTGGGAGGGGCCTCTCCAAGATTACCCTTGGAAAAAAGTAGATTCAGGGTTCGTAGCTTCTTTGCTTCATACAAGGATTCTGGAATGGTTTGCAACTCAGAATCACAAACAACAGACGAATGATGAGTTCTGGCTAGGTGTTTCGACACATTACCATGTACCAGTACGACAGATTCATCTCCAGCGACAGACTGCGCAAGATCATGGATAAGGTTATGCATTTTGCATTCTGTTACACTACCGTCACAATCTTTATTCACATCTTGGAAGAAAAACATCCACATTAAGTCAGTGAAGTATTCATTGCCTATGTCCTCAagtgattttctttctttggatTGTATCAAGCCTTCTGCAATCCAAagatgaatcaaattttccttcttaatcacataatttttAGGAAATACGGAGCAATAAGCAAAGCAACATTTCAAATGTGAGGGCAAGTGACTGTAACTCAACCTCAAAGCACGAAGAACCCCATCTTCACCTTCACATGCATTCTGAATATCGCTTTCCTGCACATATAGCCACTCCTCTTCCTCACGCTTGAAACGCATAAGACTACCAAGTGCTTTCGCTGCCATAGGTATTCCTCCACACTTTCTAACTATTTCCCTCCCAATTGCCTCTAACTTAGGGTAATCTTCCCCAGGTGCAAAAGCCCTTTGCTTGAACAACAACCAGCAATCATCATCTGACAAAGTCTTTATATAAAAAGGGGAAGCTGTTCCCACTAACAATGCAACCTTTGTACTGCAGGTAGTGACTATGACTTTGCTTCCTTCACCACCATCACTCAGCGAAATCCTCAGCTTATCCCATTCATCCGGATCTTCGTTCCACACATCGTCTAATACAAGTAAGTATCTTCTCCCTCGCAACAAGCTTCGAAGTTGAGATTGAAGAACATCCATGCCTAAGAAATCAGACCTACTAACAGTAACAGATTCTATAATCATCTTCATGATCCTCCTCACATTGAACTCCTCATTAACACAGACCCATATCCTCAGTTCGAAATACTCTGTCACCCTCTCATCATTATAAGCAAGTTGAGCTAGGGTGGTTTCCCCTAGACCTCCTAATCCAACTATAGGGATAACAGAAAATCTACCATTAAACCCACTTCCTCCATTTGACAATACTAACTCTAATATAGCTTCTTTATCTTGATCTCTTCCAACAACTTCTGATTCAATCACAAAAGACCCAGTTTGTCTTTTCTCTTCAGCATCACACCTTGTTTCAACAACCTGTTGTTTCAAGCTAAACCTAACCTTTTCAGCTGCCAAAAACTCTAgtctttttctaatttcttttagCTTAGGGAGCAATTCAAGATAAGCTGCAACTGGTTTCAACGAAGGAAGGAATTTCTTCATGCCAAAGCCGTAATGGCTTCTTGACATTACAACATCCAAGTCGAACACATCAAATAAACCATCAATATCATAAGCAACTTCTTTAAGATCAGCCAGCCATATTCTTAAGGCCTTTTCATTCACTTGTCGCTCCTCTGCATCTTCAACAACTGCTTGAATGATGCTTAGTGAATGTCGAAGCTTGTCTATCTCATCCTCAAACCCATATGTAAGAGCTACTTCTTTCAAAAGCCGAGAAGCTACTTTGTTAAGAACTACTTCCAATAGAGGGCATAAAATAATCTCTGCCATTTGCTGAAAGAATTCAGAATCAGCTGCAAGTTCAAGCCAAAAGTTCTATGTCTTGTTATTAGAGGAGAATTCTATCAAGGTTCGCAAAAGTCAGCGTTTAAAAGATACCGCCATTGCATTGGCCTTTGATGATTAGTTTACTAACTTCCAAAGCATTACCGGCCACCGGTATCGGAAGTATTGACCCGCCACCCATATTTTCCAGTGTTTTTAAAACCCGCATAAATTGTAGACCAACTTATAATCCGGTTATGTACTATAATggatctattttatatataaatattggttGATTTGAATTTCGTCAAACCTagttaattagtttaattttttcaatctatataatgaaatattaattatttaattaatatatttaaaattatattttataaaatttatatattctatgtttaaaaaatatagtaaatattttattattataaaatgcataataaaatatgacatattaattaaaataaacaaaaaaatttatcatcaaaACGTTTTCAGGTAAACTTTTGAAGCAGTTATTTTTACAagcaaatttattatatattttaataatatttttttaatatacttttcCTTCGGTCGTATTATTTCTTGACATAGCCGATAACGATATACTTTATCAATACATTATCACgttaaatgtaaaataatttaataacttatatCATAATCAATCAAAACTTCCATTGAAAacttattatgaaaattttcatagataaaagtttaaaattttgaatattaatttttgagaGTGGTTcggttttgtttatttatttagttactgattatattaattgtgtagatagtaaatatttattgtattagtCAAAACAGAACAAGTTTTGATAACAAGAAGTAGAAAtgcaattttttgaaaattgaatgttAATGTGAGTACGTGTGTAAAGTATGAGTGCGAGTTTTggatttattcaaatcaaactaaaaaatgaacTTGGACCAACTTGATGCAAATCCacttctataaaaaaataagatgaagTAGGAAAGTCAACAAATAAATCCTAGATGGATATAAATGACGGTGTTACAGATGCAGGTGGCTTTCCATCAAATCAAGTCAAGAAAAGGGGTGGGAATGCATTTATTATTACAAGAAGAAATTGGAGAGGCTAatgcagaagaagaaaatttggccAAAGGAGTGTGAAAACATTAATGGCcttggaaaattttatttgaaaatggcCATATGCTTGCctgtagggctggactcgagttgagccagctcgagcttggctcggtcCACCCCAAAACGAGTCAGGCTTGgctgagctcgagctagctcgatagttttttttaaaatttttttatacaaaatgacgtcgttttgatcaatatatattaaaaacgatatcgttttgataacgaaaacgAGCCAAACCAAGTCGAGTCGAACTCAagccgcccatatatgaaccgagctgagctcggcttagctcgaatccaaccctacttgcCTGGAGGGGTGGccaatatttgtataaataacccCCTCTCTCCTCACTTCATAtacattcttcttcttttcatcCAAAAAAATCAATCTCTCACTTCATTATGctttcatttcttgtttcattataaatctctctcaaagcttctttcttttcatttattttgttatatttataacacgttatcagtaTCATCTGCTCATGTATATTATAATCCTTCTATTATATCGTTATActgcttatatattataaatacagatATCCCCATTGTAATGTCCCAGTTAACCTTTAATTTTTcctattataattatatcatatttgcaacctgaagtttgtaaaattatacatctggacctgaagtcctgaaaCCTTTGAATCAGACTTGAAgtctaaaaatatcataaatttggacctgaagttctgaacattatttgtaacttgaagttacaaaaattatgaatataaaccTGAAGTCCTAAATATGATTACGGTATATAATTAGTAACctgaaaattacaaaatcattagaaaatatatataagccTGAAGTCCTATATTTCactgatatatttattataattacatctCACTTGCAACTTGAAGATTGTataagtgatgaaaataatgaaatggaaatctaaaatattatgtaagttttacatactataatattatgaatattaatcataaaaccagaagttttgtgaatatatgACAAATACGAACATGAAGTTCgaacataatttttcttcattatatgactaattattatttctttcatcaacctacagttggtgaaaatgacaaatcttgtaaaactttaatatgtTACCCTTCAATTGgatagagaaaattattttgaatgcGCATTGGACACAGTTCTCCATCTACAATTAATGAGCCTTGGAGAAACattaaaagaaggaaataacACATCCCAATAggataaatctaaaactaatattttccttCGTTATCATATCCATGAAGGGTTACGAGCAGAATACGTGGATATTATGGATTCACTGAAATTATGGAGAAATCTGAAAGAAAGATTCGatcatcataaatcaataaCATTACCGATAGCCCAGTATGAATGGACTCATTTGcgcttacaagattttaaatctgtaaGTTAATATAATTCTGCTTTGTTCAGAATTGTCTCCCAAATGAGACTATGTATAgaaaaaataactgaagaaaatatgttagagaaAACTTTCTCCACATTTCATCCTTCAAATATGTTCCTACAACAGCAATATagggaaagaaattttaaaaaatattctaaactGATATCTTGTTTATTGGTGGCTgagcaaaacaatgaattattattaaagaaCCATCAGAGTCGCCCCACTGGTACTGCACCGTTCCCTAAAGTGAATGCAACTACTAGTAGTAGTTATCGTGGGCATAGACGAGGTCTTGGATGAAATAAGTTTCGATCCAGAGgtggtcataatagaaaatattttcacCTTCAAAGGACCAAAGATGAAGCAAAACAggataaagaaaaaatgatacagagtaaaccacaaaatcatgaaagtaaatgttatagatgtggtTCTAAAGGTCATTGATCGCGTACCTGTCATACGCCAAGACA contains:
- the LOC123221139 gene encoding putative disease resistance protein RGA1 isoform X2 — its product is MAEIILCPLLEVVLNKVASRLLKEVALTYGFEDEIDKLRHSLSIIQAVVEDAEERQVNEKALRIWLADLKEVAYDIDGLFDVFDLDVVMSRSHYGFGMKKFLPSLKPVAAYLELLPKLKEIRKRLEFLAAEKVRFSLKQQVVETRCDAEEKRQTGSFVIESEVVGRDQDKEAILELVLSNGGSGFNGRFSVIPIVGLGGLGETTLAQLAYNDERVTEYFELRIWVCVNEEFNVRRIMKMIIESVTVSRSDFLGMDVLQSQLRSLLRGRRYLLVLDDVWNEDPDEWDKLRISLSDGGEGSKVIVTTCSTKVALLVGTASPFYIKTLSDDDCWLLFKQRAFAPGEDYPKLEAIGREIVRKCGGIPMAAKALGSLMRFKREEEEWLYVQESDIQNACEGEDGVLRALRLSYSHLPSHLKCCFAYCSVFPKNYVIKKENLIHLWIAEGLIQSKERKSLEDIGNEYFTDLMWMFFFQDVNKDCDGSVTECKMHNLIHDLAQSVAGDESVVLVHGNVSKHLARTHHSSVVCDSELQTIPESLYEAKKLRTLNLLFSKGNLGEAPPKVFSSFRCLRALNLCGSGIKKLSDSIASLVSLRYLNISNTLIETLPETVCELSHLQVLDLSYCCDLTELPRLLTKIFKLRHLIINGCDRLSHLPDNIGRLLQLQTLPIFIVGTQASQSLKQLYRLPIGGELKIQRLENAVFVPGAIDANLRDKPKLRSVGLSWGSNHDGSMMRNDENDRVAEELLMSLRPHQNLKSLSIEGYPGGYFPRWIRGSNLPNLTNIKLINCRRCEQLPALGQIPFVKVIYMRGMPAVKNIGSGFCGRGSGRPFQSLQELTFIEFPNLEFWQGTNAKEEFPSLFKLTVNGCPRLKNLPFFSSLQHLELRNCNEMILS
- the LOC123221139 gene encoding disease resistance protein RGA2-like isoform X1; protein product: MAEIILCPLLEVVLNKVASRLLKEVALTYGFEDEIDKLRHSLSIIQAVVEDAEERQVNEKALRIWLADLKEVAYDIDGLFDVFDLDVVMSRSHYGFGMKKFLPSLKPVAAYLELLPKLKEIRKRLEFLAAEKVRFSLKQQVVETRCDAEEKRQTGSFVIESEVVGRDQDKEAILELVLSNGGSGFNGRFSVIPIVGLGGLGETTLAQLAYNDERVTEYFELRIWVCVNEEFNVRRIMKMIIESVTVSRSDFLGMDVLQSQLRSLLRGRRYLLVLDDVWNEDPDEWDKLRISLSDGGEGSKVIVTTCSTKVALLVGTASPFYIKTLSDDDCWLLFKQRAFAPGEDYPKLEAIGREIVRKCGGIPMAAKALGSLMRFKREEEEWLYVQESDIQNACEGEDGVLRALRLSYSHLPSHLKCCFAYCSVFPKNYVIKKENLIHLWIAEGLIQSKERKSLEDIGNEYFTDLMWMFFFQDVNKDCDGSVTECKMHNLIHDLAQSVAGDESVVLVHGNVSKHLARTHHSSVVCDSELQTIPESLYEAKKLRTLNLLFSKGNLGEAPPKVFSSFRCLRALNLCGSGIKKLSDSIASLVSLRYLNISNTLIETLPETVCELSHLQVLDLSYCCDLTELPRLLTKIFKLRHLIINGCDRLSHLPDNIGRLLQLQTLPIFIVGTQASQSLKQLYRLPIGGELKIQRLENAVFVPGAIDANLRDKPKLRSVGLSWGSNHDGSMMRNDENDRVAEELLMSLRPHQNLKSLSIEGYPGGYFPRWIRGSNLPNLTNIKLINCRRCEQLPALGQIPFVKVIYMRGMPAVKNIGSGFCGRGSGRPFQSLQELTFIEFPNLEFWQGTNAKEEFPSLFKLTVNGCPRLKNLPFFSSLQHLELRNCNEMILRSATNLSTLLNLVIDVFTGELVILETLLQNNPCLTYLTICSCPNFRSISSKLGSLIALKSLTIRWCQQLISLPQEIQNLSSLESLEISECSNLKTLPEGIRGLSSLRSLSIENCSNLTSVPNELQHLTALEHLVIMYCPSLDSLPANFRNFSMLKSLFILGCPKLASLPEELQHVTSLRSLEIHSCPAFENLPGWIGNLSGLSSLALSDCPGVVSLPEGLHHLTSLQHLSIRDCPRLENRCKKNVGEDWLKIAHIPYIYIGSTTPKNYNNASSSSC